In Balaenoptera ricei isolate mBalRic1 chromosome 4, mBalRic1.hap2, whole genome shotgun sequence, the following are encoded in one genomic region:
- the LOC132365487 gene encoding group XIIA secretory phospholipase A2-like produces the protein MALLLRPVLAVLLLLLTAAFRCQEQAQTTDWRATLKTIRNGVHKIDTYLNAALDLLGGEDGLCQYKCNDGSKPVPRYGYKPSPPNGCGSPLFGVHLNIGIPSLTKCCNQHDRCYETCGKSKNDCDEEFQYCLSKICRDVQKTLGLAQHVQACETTVELLFDSVIHLGCKPYLDSQRAACRCRYEEKTDL, from the coding sequence ATGGCCCTGCTCCTGCGGCCCGTGCTCGCCgtccttcttctcctcctgacCGCCGCTTTCAGGTGCCAGGAGCAGGCCCAGACCACCGACTGGAGAGCCACCCTGAAGACCATCCGGAACGGCGTTCACAAGATAGACACGTACCTGAACGCCGCCTTGGACCTCCTGGGAGGCGAGGACGGGCTCTGCCAGTATAAGTGCAATGACGGATCTAAGCCTGTTCCACGTTACGGATATAAACCCTCCCCGCCGAATGGATGTGGCTCCCCACTGTTCGGTGTTCATCTTAACATTGGCATCCCTTCCTTGACAAAGTGCTGCAACCAACACGACAGGTGCTATGAGACCTGCGGCAAAAGCAAAAACGACTGTGATGAGGAGTTTCAGTATTGCCTCTCCAAGATTTGCCGAGATGTGCAGAAAACACTAGGGCTAGCTCAGCATGTGCAGGCATGTGAAACCACCGTGGAGCTCTTGTTTGACAGCGTTATACATTTAGGCTGTAAGCCGTACCTGGACAGCCAACGAGCCGCATGTAGGTGTCGCTACGAAGAAAAAACTGATCTTTAA